In bacterium, the DNA window AGATGCTGACCGGAGGCGGCTCGCTGACAACCGGCGGTGGTTCGGGCTGTTTCATCGGCACGACCGGCTCGATCACGGGCGGCGCTTTCTCTTTCGGGCTTTCCATGATGAAATCCATGTCGCTGGTTACCTTGCCGGTGACATTTCCTTTTTTAACTGCCGGTTCGATCTTCTCGAACTTCATTTCCGGCGCGGAAGGTTCCAGCGTCCCGTGCACATCCTGCATTATGTCGACCATGGAAGCAAGTTCCAGCGGCGAGTCCGGTTGGAACGCGTTGCCCGGTTTCGGAGATTCGTCCGGTGCAGCCGGCTGTGATGTCTTTTGCTTGAGCTCTTTGATCTTTTCCTTTAAGACCAGATCGGTCGGGTCGGTGAACTGGAGCTGCTCGTACACCTTCAACGCTTCGGCAAGATTCCCCTGCTTCTCATATTCCTCGGCAAGGGTGAGCGTGAACACCGGACCTTTGCTCTGTCTGGCTTCCAGCACCGCCAGTTTATCCTTGGCCATTGCATCGAAGGGATCGATGGCCACGACCCCCCGGTAAGCCATAAGCTGACAGGCATCATCCTTCAAACTATCACAAATTTGTGCGAGGAGGCGCAACGCCACGATATTCTGCTGGTCATAACGCAGGGTTTTTTCAATTGCTTCTTTGGCCTGACCGTACTGCCGCCTGTCATAGTAGCATTTACCGAGAATAAGGAAGGCAAGAGGGTATTCCGGGTGGTACTGCAATCCCTGGTTGATCACCTGCAGCGCTTCATCGACCATGTTGTTTTTCCGATAGGCATCGGCAAGCTGCACGAAGATCCTGGATTTCGGATCCTTGTTGAACCGTTCGCTCAGCTTGGCAATTTCGGAAAAATCTTGT includes these proteins:
- a CDS encoding tetratricopeptide repeat protein, which gives rise to MAEQDFSEIAKLSERFNKDPKSRIFVQLADAYRKNNMVDEALQVINQGLQYHPEYPLAFLILGKCYYDRRQYGQAKEAIEKTLRYDQQNIVALRLLAQICDSLKDDACQLMAYRGVVAIDPFDAMAKDKLAVLEARQSKGPVFTLTLAEEYEKQGNLAEALKVYEQLQFTDPTDLVLKEKIKELKQKTSQPAAPDESPKPGNAFQPDSPLELASMVDIMQDVHGTLEPSAPEMKFEKIEPAVKKGNVTGKVTSDMDFIMESPKEKAPPVIEPVVPMKQPEPPPVVSEPPPVSISIPEPAITPPKSDEPQEVSTLDDFLVEAPKAEEPPAVKDTVSLVAEQTIEEQKPIEKIEKEETIESIESLLIPEYLPPAEPEPVAGAAPVIEIEKKEEPIVEKTIEPGAPPEPILATAPPDVQSVIVPPAKTEEKKAEAPVEPPPAKTEEKKAEAPAGALPEENKEKPKEEDFKSFQDWLSGLLK